A segment of the Xenopus tropicalis strain Nigerian chromosome 6, UCB_Xtro_10.0, whole genome shotgun sequence genome:
ccgtaacctttacacgacttgattggcatgtagacgccggacgttttaaagcagtttattacactagtttaggaatgtagtgtgatttgtgccctttacagcacaaaatgcaatgctgtgtcaacaacgtatttttgagagacatttttacccttgatccccctccggcatgccactgtccaggtcgtggcactctttaatcaactttaaaatcagttttctggccagaaatggcttttctaggttttaaagttcgccttcccattgaagtctatggggttcgcaaagttcgcgaacgttcgcacttttcggtgaaagttcgcgaacgggttcgcgaacatttttttttgaggttcgctacatccctaatccttGGAGCTACTAACACCTTGCGGACCAGGCGTTTGCTCCGGGTTTCCCTCATCGCCCTGTGCCAATAGGCGCAGAGCACTTGCATCAGAAGAATATGAGGCACGTCACTCTcatgccaaacactggaaattaagCTGACTGGACTTTAAAAACGGCAACATTAATTATGTCTAGTTTATGGTGAAGTGTGCATGCTGTAATTTTTTCACATTGGCTGCAATTGCTTCAGTCGCAACTCCCCCTAGAAAGTATTCTGGCGACTGAgagttttatattaaataaatcatACTGCAAGGCGGACCTAAATATAGCCAATTTGTGGGTATTAGACAATACTACTGAGTATTGGGAGGGATGTGTTCTGAATAAACATCTAAGTTGATTACACTACTACACTGCCTCACtttagtacatacagtatatagagttatgtaatataaggtgttaaatttgcccaggatcagtaacccatagcaaccaatcagcagttagaatttactggttacctgtttaataacaaacattgtattggttgctatgggttactactcctgggcaaacttagtgccttttattacatatgagggaaaCAACTAGAAACAACTACATACTGGTGACCCCATTCACACCTTGCGACACATTGACAGATATCCTggataatttaaaacaaaatgtaactttCTGACTAAAGCTCATGCCAAAGACTATATTGACTGTCGAGGGGATCTCACCCAAGGTATGACGTAAGTATGAAACTTTATGAAAGGAATTCAATAGAGGGCTTGAAAGATACATTGTTATTGGTACCTGCAAAGTCTCTGTCTATAAAGTGAATAACCAAAAGACCAAGGTGATAAAGGTATATGGCAGATTATTTTAATAAGAAAGAACAAAATTCTAGCTGCGTATCCTGATGCTGCACTTTATTTGGAGCTTAGTGCAGAACGCAAGGAGCAGAGGGGCCTTcccaaatgagcactaaggggcacgcaCTTGCACCGCcatggaaccaatcagcagctaggctgacctgatagggaactgaagcctgtctttgcttgtgtgagtgcaaggctgtgattggctctcccccctcctactgtgcttttggctgggaccgttaggacatgcccacccctcatttcaaacacagacagagaagtgacaggatctatagggagctccaataaaggggccatttttacagacaggattaatttttagcccaaagtgaaaccagcaccgtatattattcataattgcctacagggttagggtttttcccatttatccaatatgtcttctttaaagttATCTATAGGTCATGGAGATCATTTTTACCATTTTCATAATTTTATGTAAGTAATTTTTCTtagaagttcctaaacctgactgttataacttctaatgctaatggactcctgctgtacaaatatggcagccccctcataggggaaaaTCGGtggtcagataggtaatgtaaaagcatcaggaagtagTTTTATAGAAAAATGATAAAGCTCATGTGTGAGTCAGTGTCTCTTTAACAAAAAACTGCACTTTTTAAACATGAATCTGCCCTACACATAAACAAATACATGATATAAAAGTTATTCATGGATACTTAAGGAACTCGCTGTGTCACTGCACAATGGGAATTATCATTTTAATCTGGACTAATTGTCCTTGTGAGACATAGGGACAAAACAAGGCAATggggaaagaaaaaaacatcaCTACTTGTCTAAAATTAGAAAAACTGGATTATAAATTTTGACTTAAATATAGTATTGAACTGATTGCTCAGCCTGCCATCTAAGAACCAGTGTACTGAAGTTAGTACAGACAGGTTATAACAAATATTTCACAGTTTTATTGCTAATAATCATCTATTTTTGGAGTTATTTTTATATGTGGATCCTTAAATCACATTAAAAATATAATCGCGAaactgtgtttatatttaaaaaaatgcaaatatacagactGGGTAATGACAGTGGGATCAATCTGACTCTTGATACTGCAGGTTCAACAACTCAGTTTTCAGATGCCGTTAACATCTTGATCATTGCGCTTATATCTTTACTTATTTTACTCACTGTGGGAGGCAACACGCTTGTTATATTGGCTTTCTTTGTGGAAAAGAGACTCAGAAACCAGAGCAATTTCTTTCTCCTAAATTTGTCCATAGCTGATTTTATTCTAGGTAAGATGTTCACTGACATCAAATACTGATCATTTAAAAAAGtaagttaattttaaaatgcTGTATTTGGCATGTATCacttacagaaagataccttaaaTTCATTGAGTTCAAGATTTTAATTGTTCATTTCCTTTTGATCTAAACAATAGCAGTAATAGGCAAACATTTACaggcttatttataaagctgtgcaacAAATAGTGCTAAAACACATCATATTTCCCAACATTAACACCACAGTACACTGTGCATAatactgcatatttataaagctgtgtaatgatATTATACATATGTGTGGGCAGGGTCAGAACTAAGGGTAGATGAAGAGGCAATTGACTAGGGTGCAACTATGGGGGGGAGTACCTCTCCTGCCTCCCCCTAATCTGGGCTTGCTTGTTCCAGTGTGCCTCTTGTTCTCGTTTTTTCCTCCCCACTGCGACATTAGCACGCACGCATGTGGAGGGAGGGGCAAGGTGGTAAGTGTAAAAACAAATGCTTGACCtccaatttttatagtttttaaaccacttttcacatttttttgctgCCTGTATTTGTCATAGTTTATGCCAGGTCTGGGGTGGTGTAAATTAATTACATTATTCTGGCATAAAAAATAGACATCAAATAGTGAAATTATCTCTTctataatggattttttttctgtgatggCATTGTTTCATGTGGATGGACAATAGAACCTGATTAAtacaccatttttacatttcttcttCATTTTTGGCCTAAATCATTTTGCACCTGATTTTACCTTGTTGGATGCAGATGCATTGTGCAGCCTCCTCTTTCAACAGCCATGTCACTTCAATGGCAGAGCTTCCATATTATTTACACATCAGGTTTTCCTATTGGTCCCATTATATTCTGACCCATACAGCTATATGTTTTTTGTAGGATGCAATCTGTTGATCCAACACCTTCTTACCAAATTTCTCTTGTAGTTTAGTTCTAAGCTGTGTGAACTGCTTGTATTAGTAGCCCTTGCTCTGCTATTGCCTATATCCTTGCATTGGTCTTAAGACCATGTGGCAAAAATTTGGCAATTAGGAGCCTTTATAAGCTATAAGCTTTCAGCTTATAGTATTAGGTTTTTGACTGGATCTTTGTCAAGATACCTTATGCAGAGCATGTAAAACAACCCCCTCCCTCACTTTGTTCTGTTGTAAAGTGATACATTCTGTAATTTAAAGTCTCTCTCTCTGTGGAATCAGATATGTTTGtgtaaacataaaatacatttaaattaatttttagaagttcagatagtgtttatgtgcTCTTTCTACtcaagcccaactgaatgagctcatttcAAAATGTGGGGGGCAACCTTTCCACTTTAACACTGTTTTCCTGTTTTCTGCCTTGACCTGCTCCTTGCTTGCTGACTGGCCTGACCATTACCTGAATAATGGACTTTGTCTCTTGCTTGCCATCTGCCCATCTTACCTAAATATTGGACTTTGATTGTTGTGTATTGCCTTTTCTGACCTCTGTCTATATATGTATTGCCTTTATCCTGCTATTTGTGCTGGCCTCAGCCTGTAGCTTTTGGCCCAACTATGTGGAACTTGGCTAGCACTGATGCCTGTCTTCTATTGCTTTAGTTTTGTCTACTTTTGTCTTCATTGCCTATGGCGCTTCTGCTACCTACTACTTTAAATGGTCTTGGTCCAATGCCATTCTTATTCTAATTGAATCCAATGTCCTGGTAAGGCATTTCTACCAACCAGGAGCAAGATTGAATATAAAAGTGCTGGCCAATCAAACAGATATCACAGATATTTTGGCTATGCTTTTCTCTTTCAAGTATCATCATTAGCAAACGATCAACCAGAGCTATTTCTCTTGCACTAGGGACAGACACTGATATCATTTTCCTTTGGACCACAACAATTCCTCCATACAGAAGTGTAAGAGCATGCCCATTAGTGCTCATCCACAGGGCACGTCTTCTATGGGTAATTACTGCACTGTGTACCTAATGGTGGATAAAAAAATCTGATGCAAGATGCACAGCACAATGTCAAGGAGCGCAGGCCACCTCTGTCCTTACTACCACATTGCAGCCTCTGCCGCTCCCAATCTGCTTGTCTGAATGAGGAATTTAGTGGACAGGGGTGGGTGGGGAAGAAGGCAGTGTTGAAGTCTTTGGGGCAGCTGTATCTCTCTGTGTTCTGAGTGCAGTGAGGGAAAGGCAGTGTGCATGGTGGACAAAATacaattaaacaaacaaacaaacaaaaaataattcatattactgtagggacccatagggttaaatggtccctatggctttaaatccctacaggttcagttcccttagttgctgggcagaagggaatggatctaagtgagttcattaacatatgtgtgctattggttagaaggtatggtgaccacatcctgcctgactttggtatagtgttgggagaggagtggcaccttcctgtttgtttgcttccaccttagggacagggtggatgtgtgctgagagtcCAGGCCATGGgccccaggcccagtgaagtctgggaacagggccccgtgaatgaggcattagatagtggcaggtgtagctccctttatagtacactctaggagtgtaaggcagttagggctgagctagaatgaacagcactgagctcctgcataggatttgcagtttttctggagatatctctcccaggccatattgcctgtagtgtagagatccaagtgaatagggaatcaggacagagaattccctgagggatccactacagggtgtgtcgcagaggtgaagggagattcctgccagtctgtccGCAGGAGAGTgctagtctgaatatacactctgtatgtgttgcatgtaccactggcctctgaagctgtattgtgagtaaaccctgtggatgttcaataaacacttatcattttgttatttgcaagaacctctggcgccctctgttttcatttttatgcatAGCAGCAAgtgaggtgtagttgcacaacaccctcaccttcctcttccacttagcgaaggcccattctgggtaagagagtacagtgtaacccatgttctactgctactagtctgggaaggcagctattgagctgaaatagaggttacattacTTAAggaattagaaaataaataatgattgaTTTCATAATCCTTTCTGATATTTTTTCAGGCACATTTGCCATTCCTTTGTATGTACCATACTTGCTGACAGGAAAGTGGCTGCTTGGGAAATTCCTCTGCAAACTGTGGCTGATTGTTGATTACACCATGTGCACAGCGTCAGCATTTAATGTTGCCCTTATCAGCTGGGATCGATTTCTCTCTGTCACTCAGGCTGTATGTATCAGATCCTCCTTTTTAACTACTTCTTATTGGTTAAATGctttgtttataatataaaataatatgattATACCACATATTTGTAAGATATAGAAccttgtgaaaaaaaacacagacactTTTTTGGTAATGTATGTATGCCTAGCTTTACATTACAGATATATATGGATAGTATTGCTTTGAATGGGTGCCAAACATTGGGGAAGTATAGAAAATTCCTATAGTGTGGCTGCATCAACACACCAAAGTAATGTCTGTCtggaagatagatagatatgtgcCAGATATTTGGTTAGATATTGGTCAAGCAGGCTATTGGGAGGGACCCCCACATGGAACAATGCGTTGCTGACTTGGTCATTGGACACAAGAGGGTGATCTTTGCCCCCAACGCTGACTGGACAGAAAACATGTATCAGCAATGAGTGTGGTACCttttttggtttatatatatggccaactatgtcaaagtcatccccagtctggccagtcctatacacactttcatctgattcattaagaattctatggCTTCATTATACATTCAAAAAAGGGACTGacatttacctgcaacttgcttcctttcaaggttaaaattctgaaatggttgcccttttattggcccattgggatcacctggcagtagctggaaagggtgggagcttcaacatggagctggccattgCTCCTGTATAAACCACAACAACaaatggaaagttgtgctcaccactaaattttaaacaatTAAGCAGGGATGCATTGCACCCCCATGTAATGGTGTAAAATTTAGTCAGTGAGCATTTTTCTGGGGTTTATTTATCTGGTAAACATTTGAAGAAAATTGTAAAAATGCCACTGGTGTTTTGAAATTCTATACTgccattgacattttttttttcattctataatgccattgacatttttttccattctatTATGCctttgatatttttttccattctatAATGCCATTgacattttttccccattttataATGccattgatgttttttttttcttcagagaaAAACTTGTTTTTCTAGACTTTAATTCAATTATTAGTAATATCTGAGTTATGTCCTGTCTAAGGTGGTGGCAGAGATCATTGTGTGATGCCATATTAACCATGGATACTCTTGTGCCTTACCTAAAATAGGTAAAAAGATAGTAAGAAATTTAAGTGCTAACCTTATGTAACATTAACAAAACAattgtttcccttttttttacCAGGTATTATACCGATCACAACAGAACAGGCCCTGTCGGACAGTTATAAAGATGGCTGCAGTCTGGATACTGTCATTTCTTCTCTATGGACCAGCAATAATTTTTTGGGATTTTGTTCCCAGTACAGAGGAAATTCCAGAAAACATTTGTGTAGCTGGATTTTATTACACATGGTATTATCTTCTTACAGCATCAGCATTCGATTTTGTTCTTCCACTAATAAGCATTTCCTTTTTCAATCTGAGCATTTATTGTAACATTAAAAAACGCAGTCGAAGGAAAATGCAAAACTCAATTTCACTTCCTCCACAGAAGAGTAGAAAAGAGGCAAAACTGTGCACGATAGCCACAAATATTACTCTTCAGTCCCCTCAGATAGACATCCAAAAGAAATCATTCAGGAGGAGAATTAATATTTCCTGTAATCAATGCTTTGGTATCAAATCATCTTCCCATAATAATAAGAGATCTGATAGGGAAAACAATCAAGTCTCTGATCTTTCCAGGgacaaaaaagtagcaaaatctCTTTCAGTTTTGGTGTGTATTTTTGCCATTTGTTGGGCTCCTTACTCTTTCCTAATGAGTATACGTGCTGCCTGCCATGGTTACTGCATTCACATTTACTGGTATGATATAACATTCTGGTTGCTGTGGACTAATTCTGCAATAAACCCTATTATCTATCCTTTATGCCACAAAGGTTTTCAAAAGGCATTCCTCAATATTGTTAAATACGTATGCATGAAGAAAACAAATGACTCTGCATAATCAGTCTATGTAATACAATGTCtatcctttaaaagaaaaaggtttctTAGATTTGCAATGCTACCTGCTGCTACTGCACCCAGCATGGCAGCCCAACATATGCTTCACAACAGGATAGTGTGAGATGATGATTTTTCTTGCAATGATGTTGGTTAAATCGCTTGTTGGTTAACTAAAAATTGCAATcatgtttatgtttaatttttgtaATTATTGGGAAATAAGAATGTTTGTGATTACACCGCATTATATAGACAACAGGCTTTATCAAAAGCGACTTTGCTCCAATAATTTACATGTACTGTCAGATGGCTTATACTCCTCATGCACCTACAATTACACTACAATTCTGGGAAATAAacctacattgtgggtaaaaaacatggacGCACACGttgaaaaattgcactttgcccactgcattaTGTTTATAAACGACTCTTACTGTGTTACAGGAGCAAAGTATAAATTCATCTTTTTCATAAGGTGTAAAATATTTAGATAATACAGTACACAGGGACTTTATGTAactaaagcaaatatttttccaGCAGAAACATATGCACACTGTTACATACTTTCATAGGCTGGGTTTCAATCTGTCTCaacagattgcaagctcttgcaGGCAGGGTCCTTATTATTAACTGTATTGATTTGAAGGGACTTGGCAGTCTTTCTCTTGCAAATCTTTTGatttgtttctttaataaatatattcaagTACTGTGTATTTGTGTTTGTAGTTTCTTGTGACATTTTTTTCTCGAATGGTGGATAATCAGttccctaatacaggtatggcattagttatctggaaatcctttatccagaaagttcaaaattatgggaaggccatttatCAAACAaagctatataataatataataattcttattggtggtaaaacaatcctattgggtttaattaatgtttaaatgatttttagtagactggaGGTATGGTATGAAGGTCCACATTATgtaatgatcccttatccagaaaatcccaggtcccaagcattctgataaACAGGTCCGATACTTATATATTAGTTTGGCTTTCAAAAAGTTTTACGAATCCTTCACATCAGCTGATTATGAATACACTAACAGGGGACGTTCGAATGTCTCCCTACAGTCTGCTGCAGTGTATATTTGCTACCTAACATTACTTATAAGAAAGCTACAGGTATATTAAACATAGTATTATCATGCTACTATACTTACACATGGGAATATATAAGACAGCAAATAATTATTCACCCCTAAGCGATCTTCAGGCTGGAAAATGTCACACCTTTGCCTTTAATGAAGAATGGAAGGTATTTGCTTTCACTACTTCCTTAAGTGTAGAACCCTCCATATTAATCTATCCAGACTAGAAACTAGAAATCCttaatattatacagtatgttcCCACTATCTAATGCTGGACCTATGGTACAGTAGTATCTGCAGTCTTGTGGCAAAAATGAAACAATGTGGTTACCCCATATAAGGTTAAAGCAAAGTAGGTTCTAGATCACTCAATGTGTACAATGCTTTAAAGCAGTATTGACAAATCAAAGGGCACTCTGACTGTCCTGATACTGGGGGAACTTGTTATAGGGTCCCTAGAGCTAgtgacatcttattggttgttaaaTTAAGTATTGCAACATgcataaataataatacacactTTATTCTTTTAAAACTATAGTTACTCAGcatatttgcatttgtttattttattttaaatatagatGTTTTTCTAGATAGAATGGAAGGTATTTGCTTTCACTACTTCCTTAAGTGTAGAACCCTCCATATTAATCTATCCAGACTAGAAACTAGAAATCCttaatattatacagtatgttcCCACTATCTAATGCTGGACCTATGGTACAGTAGTATCTGCAGTCTTGTGGCAAAAATGAAACAATGTGGTTACCCCATATAAGGTTAAAGCAAAGTAGGTTCTAGATCACTCAATGTGTACAATGCTTTAAAGCAGTATTGACAAATCAAAGGGCACTCTGACTGTCCTGATACTGGGGGAACTTGTTATAGGGTCCCTAGAGCTAgtgacatcttattggttgttaaaTTAAGTATTGCAACATgcataaataataatacacactGTATTCTTTTAAAACTATAGTTACTCAGcatatttgcatttgtttattttattttaaatatagatGTTTTTCTAGATAGATATTAAGAAACACTACTTTAAACTAATGGAAAGATCTGTTTTTCTACCAATCCAACCAAAGTTTTGGGTCCATAGTTTCAGTCCAGTTCTATTCTCAGTCACATAAACAAGGCTTTCAGCAAACATTGTCTCAGGATGGTAATACACCACTAAGGGTACTAATATAAGGAGAATGTTTGGTAGATTTACTAATGTCTATGATGTTCTAATTCTTCAGGTGCATTCACACCCCCCTTATATCTACCATATATCTTGACTGGGAAGTGGATACTTGGCAGATTTCTTTGCTAGCTGTCCTGTATACTGTTAGCACCGCGTCAATCATTTAATGTTGTTCTCATCAGCTACGACAGATTTCTTCTGTGACCAAAGTTGTAAGTAAACCCTCTGTTTGTGAATATTTTACTGCTTAGTTTGAGAGATGAAATAATcatcttttgaaatattttttttgtaaaaatacactttaattatttttctttactcTACAGTACATTGGGAATTTAATTGTAAAGTAGAGCAGTGGAACTGACCTCTTGCATATTCAAAAAGTAATACATTTTCTGCTTTATGAGGTGGAAATGTagctgtcatctatctatctatctatctataatctatctataaatatatctatctatccatctatctttctatctatctatcatctatctatctatccatctatctttctatcta
Coding sequences within it:
- the hrh4.b2 gene encoding histamine H3 receptor, whose protein sequence is MQIYRLGNDSGINLTLDTAGSTTQFSDAVNILIIALISLLILLTVGGNTLVILAFFVEKRLRNQSNFFLLNLSIADFILGTFAIPLYVPYLLTGKWLLGKFLCKLWLIVDYTMCTASAFNVALISWDRFLSVTQAVLYRSQQNRPCRTVIKMAAVWILSFLLYGPAIIFWDFVPSTEEIPENICVAGFYYTWYYLLTASAFDFVLPLISISFFNLSIYCNIKKRSRRKMQNSISLPPQKSRKEAKLCTIATNITLQSPQIDIQKKSFRRRINISCNQCFGIKSSSHNNKRSDRENNQVSDLSRDKKVAKSLSVLVCIFAICWAPYSFLMSIRAACHGYCIHIYWYDITFWLLWTNSAINPIIYPLCHKGFQKAFLNIVKYVCMKKTNDSA